Proteins encoded by one window of Lathyrus oleraceus cultivar Zhongwan6 chromosome 1, CAAS_Psat_ZW6_1.0, whole genome shotgun sequence:
- the LOC127080756 gene encoding transcription termination factor MTEF1, chloroplastic, producing MFQAVRTIALHSSSLCTVSLDKPSSQSPSSISKPNTTHLIPKPNTTHLTPKPKSLIIQNHPLYTPTHEKLSIQFKEKILCLEVMGIDSGKALSQNPNLHTATLESIHSIISFLLSKGILHKDLPRIFGMCPKILTSSIKTDLNPVFDFLVHELKVPEHSFRKVVKKCPRLLTSSVVDQLKPALFYLRRLGLRDLEALAYQDCVLLVSNVERTLIPKLKHLESMGFSKEETRCMVLRCPALLTFSIENNFQPKFEYFSVEMGGKLEELKEFPQYFSFSLENRIKVRHMEVVDSGVNLPLSLMLKSTDDEFRELIKKRSGGG from the coding sequence GAACCATAGCTCTACACTCATCTTCACTATGCACAGTCTCTTTAGATAAACCATCATCACAATCTCCTTCATCAATTTCCAAACCAAACACAACCCATTTAATTCCCAAACCAAACACAACCCATTTAACTCCCAAACCCAAAAGCCTCATCATCCAAAACCACCCTCTTTATACACCAACTCATGAAAAGCTTTCAATTCAATTCAAAGAAAAAATCTTGTGTCTTGAAGTAATGGGTATTGATTCAGGTAAAGCACtttcccaaaaccctaaccttcATACAGCTACATTAGAATCCATTCATTCCATTATCTCCTTCCTTCTCTCCAAAGGAATCCTACACAAAGACCTTCCAAGAATCTTTGGCATGTGTCCAAAGATTCTCACTTCAAGCATCAAAACTGATCTCAACCCAGTTTTTGATTTTCTTGTGCATGAACTTAAAGTGCCTGAACATAGCTTTAGAAAAGTTGTGAAAAAGTGTCCAAGATTGCTTACTTCTAGTGTGGTGGATCAGCTTAAACCAGCTTTGTTTTATTTAAGGAGATTAGGGTTAAGGGATTTAGAGGCTCTGGCTTATCAAGATTGTGTTCTTTTGGTTTCCAATGTTGAAAGGACACTTATTCCTAAGCTTAAGCATTTGGAGAGTATGGGATTTTCTAAAGAGGAGACTAGGTGTATGGTTTTGAGGTGTCCTGCATTGTTGACTTTTAGTATTGAAAATAATTTTCAGCCAAAGTTTGAGTATTTTTCTGTGGAAATGGGAGGGAAGTTGGAGGAGTTGAAAGAGTTTCCTCAGTATTTCTCTTTTAGTTTGGAGAATAGGATTAAAGTTAGACACATGGAGGTTGTTGATAGTGGGGTTAACTTGCCTTTGTCATTGATGCTTAAAAGTACTGATGATGAGTTTAGGGAGTTGATAAAGAAAAGGAGTGGAGGTGGATGA
- the LOC127080677 gene encoding uncharacterized protein LOC127080677 translates to MDESWRTPMGLTSALPRRRSMEHRSSSRTRSIFTNTAVSETETLDADDFADVFGGPPRSLLTHKFSRSGSFYEEIFKQPVFMPPAPAKDGRSLPVFRIPAQDDAFYGDIFGSDDDRRSRERSGSQSNAKSKSNSSSALSSEELSPLRLEISDDVALSTFASKLRPIKVPYKWNSSTMTHEEQPIKQKRPFFPCNSQSFDFQCQDNGCSRRVTSPETISAESNSYQSIKLSTYDWELSPPFSAVSGVCQEPESKYSVYDHVLPELVIDHDDEEEEDEVMSSYVIEINSSFREENCGTEAIDDAIAWAKEKFHSQTNEESALRDDGNEKNTGMEGRPCAGEYHDGIVMAESPEKEKTETEKLDRDIRLWSSDKETDIRELLSTLHHILWPESGWSPATYMSLIESSQVKKAYQKARLCLHPDKLQQRGATLLQKYIAEKAFSILQDAWTAFISEEFSF, encoded by the exons ATGGACGAGTCATGGAGAACACCAATGGGATTAACGTCTGCACTTCCTCGCCGGCGATCAATGGAACACCGATCATCTTCACGAACACGGTCCATCTTCACCAACACCGCCGTCTCCGAAACCGAAACCTTGGACGCCGACGACTTCGCCGACGTTTTTGGAGGTCCACCTAGAAGCCTTCTCACGCACAAGTTCTCCAGGTCCGGTTCTTTCTACGAGGAAATTTTCAAGCAGCCAGTGTTCATGCCGCCGGCACCGGCCAAGGATGGCCGGAGCTTGCCGGTGTTTAGGATCCCAGCGCAAGATGACGCGTTTTATGGAGATATTTTTGGGTCTGACGATGACCGAAGATCAAGAGAACGGTCAGGGTCACAGTCCAATGCAAAATCAAAGTCTAATTCTTCGTCCGCGCTTAGTTCTGAGGAGCTGAGTCCTCTCCGGCTGGAGATTAGTGATGACGTGGCACTGTCAACCTTTGCTTCAAAGCTCAG GCCAATCAAAGTCCCATATAAATGGAACTCATCCACTATGACACATGAGGAACAGCCAATTAAACAAAAGAGGCCATTTTTTCCATGTAATAGTCAATCATTTGACTTCCAATGTCAGGATAATGGGTGCTCAAGAAGAGTCACATCCCCGGAAACAATTAGTGCTGAATCCAATTCATATCAAAGCATCAAACTATCCACATATGATTGGGAACTCAGTCCCCCATTTTCCGCTGTCTCTGGAGTTTGTCAAGAACCGGAGTCAAAATATTCAGTTTATGACCACGTGCTTCCGGAACTAGTTATTGATCATGATGACGAGGAGGAGGAGGATGAAGTTATGAGCTCCTATGTTATAGAGATTAACTCTAGTTTTAGAGAGGAAAATTGTGGAACTGAAGCCATTGATGATGCGATTGCATGGGCGAAAGAGAAGTTTCATTCGCAAACTAATGAAGAATCAGCTCTGAGAGACGATGGCAATGAGAAAAATACTGGAATGGAAG GAAGGCCTTGTGCAGGTGAATACCACGATGGAATTGTAATGGCCGAGTCTCCAGAG AAGGAAAAGACAGAAACAGAGAAGTTAGACAGAGATATAAGATTATGGTCATCTgacaaggaaaccgacatcagGGAACTGCTTTCAACACTACATCAT ATTCTGTGGCCTGAGAGTGGCTGGTCTCCTGCTACATATATGAGCCTAATAGAAAGCTCACAAGTGAAGAAAGCCTATCAGAAAGCAAGATTATGCCTCCACCCCGACAAACTTCAGCAAAGAGGAGCGACTCTCTTACAAAAGTACATAGCAGAGAAGGCTTTCTCCATTCTTCAG GATGCATGGACAGCATTTATTTCTGAAGAATtttccttctaa